The Ruania alba genome has a window encoding:
- the coaBC gene encoding bifunctional phosphopantothenoylcysteine decarboxylase/phosphopantothenate--cysteine ligase CoaBC: MRVLLGVSGGIAAYKVPAVLRSLREDGHAVRVIPTRTALQFVGAPTWEALSGEPVTNSVFDGADTVDHVRLGREADLVIVAPATADLLARAASGIADDLLTATLLTVTCPVLMAPAMHTEMWQHPATRTNVATLRERGVQVLDPAVGRLTGADTGPGRLPEPEEIVHAAMGLMAARTRPGAQDLAGLRVTVSAGGTREYLDPVRFLGNRSSGRQGIALARAAADRGAEVELVAANVDASLLPEGVQVTAVETTAQLDEAMHRSAERAHVLVMAAAVADFRPATTNETKTKKRGDGAVAPIELVQNPDILASLVQQKASGQVVVGFAAETGDAEGSVLEHGRAKARRKGADLLAVNAVGTDRGFGDVPNAVHLLDAGGTDVAQGSGSKDDVATVVWDAVVRLLTQRDPAHSGAGSARTER; this comes from the coding sequence ATGCGTGTCCTGCTCGGAGTGAGCGGGGGGATCGCCGCCTATAAGGTCCCCGCCGTGTTGCGCTCGTTGCGGGAAGACGGTCACGCCGTCCGGGTGATCCCTACCCGGACGGCGTTGCAGTTTGTGGGGGCACCCACCTGGGAGGCATTGAGCGGCGAACCGGTGACGAACTCGGTCTTCGACGGCGCCGACACTGTTGACCACGTGCGGTTGGGCCGAGAGGCGGACCTGGTGATCGTGGCTCCGGCGACCGCCGACCTGCTGGCACGCGCGGCGTCCGGGATCGCCGACGATCTGCTCACCGCCACCCTGCTCACCGTCACCTGCCCGGTGCTGATGGCGCCGGCGATGCACACCGAGATGTGGCAGCACCCGGCGACCCGAACGAACGTGGCCACCCTGCGTGAGCGTGGCGTGCAGGTGCTCGATCCCGCGGTCGGACGGCTCACCGGTGCCGACACCGGACCCGGCCGGTTGCCGGAGCCGGAGGAGATCGTGCACGCCGCCATGGGGCTCATGGCGGCGCGGACGCGACCGGGCGCACAGGACCTGGCTGGGCTGCGCGTCACGGTGAGCGCCGGAGGGACCCGGGAGTACCTCGACCCGGTTCGCTTCCTCGGGAACCGGTCGAGCGGGCGGCAGGGAATCGCGCTGGCCCGGGCCGCGGCCGATCGTGGCGCCGAGGTGGAACTGGTGGCGGCGAACGTCGATGCCTCGCTGCTGCCCGAAGGCGTGCAGGTCACTGCCGTGGAGACCACGGCACAGTTGGACGAGGCGATGCATCGTAGCGCTGAGCGTGCGCACGTGCTGGTGATGGCAGCCGCAGTGGCCGACTTCCGGCCGGCAACGACGAACGAGACGAAGACGAAGAAGAGGGGGGACGGAGCGGTCGCCCCGATCGAGCTGGTGCAGAACCCCGACATCCTCGCCTCGCTGGTGCAGCAGAAGGCGTCCGGACAGGTCGTCGTCGGGTTCGCTGCCGAGACCGGTGACGCCGAAGGCAGCGTGCTGGAGCACGGGCGGGCGAAAGCCCGACGCAAGGGTGCTGACCTGCTTGCCGTGAACGCCGTCGGCACGGATCGGGGATTCGGAGACGTGCCCAACGCGGTGCACCTGCTGGACGCCGGCGGCACCGACGTGGCTCAGGGGAGCGGCTCCAAGGACGACGTCGCGACGGTGGTGTGGGACGCCGTCGTGCGCCTTCTCACCCAGCGGGATCCGGCACATAGCGGTGCGGGGAGCGCCCGGACGGAGCGATAG
- the carB gene encoding carbamoyl-phosphate synthase large subunit — protein MPRRSDISSVLVIGSGPIVIGQAAEFDYSGTQACRVLREEGLRVILVNSNPATIMTDPEFADATYVEPITPEVVASIIEREKPDALLPTLGGQTALNAAIALHEAGVLAEHGVELIGANIEAIHLAEDREQFKGVVERCGAESARSSICHSMEEVLDAVEDLGYPLVVRPSFTMGGLGSGIAFDEEHLRQIAGAGLHYSPTTEVLLEESILGWKEYELELMRDKADNVVVVCSIENVDPVGVHTGDSTTVAPALTLTDREYQKLRDVGIAVIREVGVDTGGCNIQFAVHPDTGRVVVIEMNPRVSRSSALASKATGFPIAKIAARLAVGYTLDEIPNDITASTPASFEPTLDYVVVKVPRFAFEKFPAADPTLTTTMKSVGEAMALGRNFTEALQKAMRSIDYAGSSFDFTSAAPDAEETASLLESIRTPTDHRMLDLMRAIRGGAELSELFDATWIDPWFLDQFQLLNEVAEQVRSAPALTADVLRTAKRHGFSDEQIAGIRGLGEDTVREVRHAYDLRPVYKTVDTCAAEFAARTPYHYSSYDSETEVEGRDRPAVLILGSGPNRIGQGIEFDYSCVHAALALKDTYETVMINCNPETVSTDYDTADRLYFEPLTFEDVLEVYQAELAVGPVAGVIVQLGGQTPLGLADRLAEAGLPIWGTPPSAIDAAEDRGQFGQVLVQAGLPAPAFGTATTLVEAKQIADRIGYPVLVRPSYVLGGRGMEIVYDESQLVDYVSRATGTHDERAILPAPVLVDRFLDQAIEIDVDALYDGTELYLGGVMEHIEEAGIHSGDSACVLPPVTLSDSMIARIRASTEAIADGVGVRGLLNIQFALASDVLYVLEANPRASRTVPFVAKATGVPLARAAALLMSGESIADLRAAGVLPATDASVTDLEAPLAVKEAVLPFKRFRTATGQVVDTVLGPEMRSTGEVMGYDVDFPLAFAKSQAAAFGGLPTGGTVFVSVADRDKRSLTMPVSRLVELGFRILATSGTASVLRRNGIAAEVVRKASDGPGPNGEGTIIDLITSGGVDMVLNTPGSKGARADGYDIRAATTAADRAIVTTMQQFTAAVQAIEALRRGPFSVRPLQDHDKERVVRSRQATVGQTA, from the coding sequence ATGCCCCGCCGTTCCGATATCTCCAGCGTCCTCGTCATCGGGTCCGGCCCGATCGTCATCGGGCAGGCCGCCGAGTTCGACTACTCGGGCACACAGGCATGCCGGGTGCTCCGCGAGGAAGGCCTGCGGGTCATCCTGGTGAACTCCAACCCGGCCACCATCATGACCGACCCCGAGTTCGCCGACGCCACCTACGTCGAGCCGATCACGCCCGAGGTGGTCGCCAGCATCATCGAGCGGGAGAAGCCCGACGCGCTGCTGCCGACCCTGGGCGGCCAGACCGCGTTGAACGCCGCGATTGCGCTGCACGAGGCCGGGGTGCTCGCCGAGCACGGTGTGGAGCTGATCGGGGCAAACATCGAGGCGATCCACCTCGCCGAGGACCGTGAGCAGTTCAAGGGAGTGGTCGAGCGGTGCGGCGCGGAATCGGCCCGTAGCTCGATCTGCCACTCCATGGAGGAGGTGCTCGACGCCGTCGAGGACCTCGGATACCCGCTGGTGGTGCGCCCCTCGTTCACCATGGGTGGGCTCGGCTCCGGCATCGCCTTCGACGAGGAGCACCTCCGCCAGATCGCCGGCGCCGGGCTGCACTACTCACCGACCACCGAGGTGCTCCTGGAGGAGTCGATCCTCGGTTGGAAGGAGTACGAGCTCGAGTTGATGCGCGACAAGGCGGACAACGTCGTCGTGGTCTGCTCCATCGAGAACGTGGACCCGGTGGGGGTGCACACCGGTGACTCGACCACGGTGGCTCCCGCGCTGACCCTCACCGACCGGGAGTACCAGAAGCTCCGGGACGTCGGCATCGCGGTGATCCGCGAGGTGGGCGTGGACACCGGCGGCTGCAACATCCAGTTCGCCGTGCACCCGGACACCGGGCGGGTGGTGGTCATCGAGATGAATCCGCGCGTGTCCCGCTCCTCGGCGCTCGCCTCGAAGGCCACCGGCTTCCCGATCGCGAAGATCGCCGCACGCCTCGCCGTCGGCTACACCCTGGACGAGATCCCGAACGACATCACCGCCTCCACCCCGGCCTCCTTCGAGCCGACCCTGGACTACGTGGTGGTGAAGGTGCCGCGGTTCGCGTTCGAGAAGTTCCCGGCCGCCGATCCGACGCTGACCACCACGATGAAGAGCGTGGGGGAGGCGATGGCCCTGGGCCGGAACTTCACCGAGGCGCTGCAGAAGGCGATGCGCTCGATCGACTATGCCGGGTCCAGCTTCGACTTCACCTCCGCGGCCCCGGACGCGGAGGAGACCGCTTCGCTGCTGGAGTCGATCCGCACGCCCACCGACCACCGCATGCTGGACCTGATGCGCGCGATCCGGGGTGGTGCCGAGCTCTCTGAACTGTTTGACGCCACCTGGATCGACCCGTGGTTCCTGGACCAGTTCCAGCTGCTGAACGAGGTGGCCGAGCAGGTCCGGTCCGCCCCCGCACTCACCGCGGACGTGCTCCGCACCGCCAAGCGGCACGGCTTCTCCGACGAGCAGATCGCCGGTATCCGCGGGCTGGGGGAGGACACCGTGCGGGAGGTGCGGCACGCCTACGACCTGCGCCCGGTGTACAAGACCGTGGACACCTGCGCGGCCGAGTTCGCGGCCCGCACCCCCTACCACTACTCCAGCTACGACTCCGAGACCGAGGTGGAGGGCCGGGACCGTCCGGCGGTGCTCATCCTCGGGTCCGGACCGAACCGGATCGGGCAGGGCATCGAGTTCGACTACTCGTGCGTGCACGCGGCGCTGGCGCTCAAGGACACCTACGAGACCGTCATGATCAACTGCAACCCGGAGACGGTCTCCACCGACTACGACACCGCGGACCGGCTCTACTTCGAGCCGCTCACCTTCGAGGACGTCCTCGAGGTGTACCAGGCCGAGCTCGCCGTCGGGCCGGTCGCCGGGGTGATCGTGCAGCTGGGTGGGCAGACCCCGCTGGGCCTGGCCGACCGCCTCGCCGAGGCGGGCCTGCCCATCTGGGGTACACCGCCGTCGGCCATCGACGCCGCCGAGGACCGTGGCCAGTTCGGCCAGGTTCTCGTGCAGGCCGGCCTGCCGGCCCCGGCCTTCGGCACCGCCACCACCCTCGTGGAGGCCAAGCAGATCGCCGACCGGATCGGCTACCCGGTGCTCGTGCGCCCCTCCTATGTGCTCGGTGGGCGCGGCATGGAGATCGTCTACGACGAGTCCCAGCTGGTCGACTACGTCTCCCGCGCGACCGGCACGCACGACGAACGCGCGATCCTCCCCGCGCCGGTGCTCGTGGACCGCTTCCTGGACCAGGCCATCGAGATCGACGTGGACGCGCTCTACGACGGCACCGAACTGTACCTGGGCGGTGTGATGGAGCACATCGAGGAGGCGGGGATCCACTCCGGGGACTCGGCCTGTGTGCTGCCCCCGGTGACGCTCTCGGACTCGATGATCGCGCGGATCCGCGCCTCCACCGAAGCGATCGCCGACGGCGTGGGGGTGCGTGGGCTGCTGAACATTCAGTTCGCTCTCGCTTCCGACGTGCTGTACGTGCTCGAGGCGAACCCGCGCGCGTCCCGGACCGTCCCGTTCGTGGCCAAGGCCACCGGCGTTCCGCTAGCACGCGCGGCGGCGCTGCTGATGAGCGGCGAGTCGATCGCGGATCTGCGCGCCGCGGGAGTGCTCCCGGCCACCGACGCCTCGGTGACCGACCTGGAGGCGCCGCTCGCGGTGAAGGAGGCCGTGCTGCCGTTCAAGCGGTTCCGGACGGCCACCGGGCAGGTCGTGGACACGGTGCTCGGTCCGGAGATGCGCTCCACCGGTGAGGTAATGGGTTACGACGTGGACTTCCCGCTGGCGTTCGCGAAGTCGCAAGCGGCTGCGTTCGGTGGACTGCCCACCGGTGGCACGGTGTTCGTCTCGGTCGCGGACCGGGACAAGCGGTCGCTGACCATGCCGGTGAGCCGGCTGGTCGAGCTCGGCTTCCGGATTCTGGCCACCTCCGGCACAGCGAGCGTGCTGCGCCGCAACGGCATCGCCGCAGAGGTGGTCCGTAAGGCCTCCGACGGGCCCGGTCCGAACGGTGAGGGAACCATCATCGACCTGATCACCAGCGGTGGCGTGGACATGGTGCTGAACACCCCCGGCAGCAAGGGAGCCCGAGCGGACGGGTACGACATCCGGGCGGCCACCACCGCCGCCGACCGTGCGATCGTGACGACCATGCAGCAGTTCACCGCGGCGGTGCAGGCGATCGAGGCGCTGCGGCGCGGTCCGTTCTCCGTGCGGCCCCTGCAGGATCACGACAAGGAGCGTGTGGTGCGCAGCCGTCAGGCGACCGTGGGACAGACGGCGTGA
- the mihF gene encoding integration host factor, actinobacterial type — MALPPLTPEQRAKALEKAAEARATRAEVKNRLKYSGGKLSEVISEGQEDDAIGKLKVLSLLESLPGVGKVTARTVMTEVGISESRRVRGLGPQQIAKLVARFG; from the coding sequence GTGGCTCTTCCTCCACTCACGCCCGAGCAGCGTGCGAAAGCGCTCGAGAAGGCTGCTGAGGCCCGCGCGACACGTGCGGAGGTGAAGAACCGTCTGAAGTACTCAGGCGGCAAGCTCTCCGAGGTGATCAGTGAGGGGCAGGAGGACGACGCAATCGGCAAGCTGAAGGTGCTCTCCCTCCTGGAGTCGTTGCCGGGCGTGGGCAAGGTGACTGCCCGGACTGTGATGACGGAGGTGGGCATCTCGGAGTCTCGTCGCGTGCGTGGCCTCGGTCCGCAGCAGATTGCCAAGCTGGTTGCGCGGTTTGGCTGA
- the gmk gene encoding guanylate kinase, translated as MAGPTAVGKGTVSADVRARYPDVWLSVSATTRPPRPGEIDGVHYHFLDADQFSQMVSDGELLEWAVVHGRNSYGTPRGPVEDRLAVGRPALLEIDLQGARQVRQTMPEAQFVFLAPPSWEELVRRLEGRGTEDAEERERRLVTAQVELAAAAEFDHTIINDDVRRATDELVALMGCTPS; from the coding sequence CTGGCCGGTCCTACCGCGGTCGGTAAGGGCACGGTTTCGGCTGATGTGCGTGCGCGCTACCCCGATGTCTGGCTCTCCGTCTCGGCGACCACCCGGCCGCCTCGCCCGGGGGAGATCGACGGCGTCCATTACCACTTCCTCGACGCGGACCAGTTCTCCCAGATGGTCAGTGACGGCGAACTCCTCGAGTGGGCGGTCGTGCATGGACGCAACTCCTACGGCACGCCGCGCGGACCGGTGGAGGATCGGCTCGCTGTCGGTCGTCCGGCGCTGCTGGAGATCGATCTGCAGGGGGCCCGGCAGGTGCGTCAGACGATGCCGGAGGCGCAGTTCGTGTTCCTCGCCCCACCCAGCTGGGAAGAGCTGGTGCGCCGGCTCGAGGGACGTGGCACCGAGGATGCCGAGGAACGTGAGCGGCGCTTGGTCACGGCACAGGTGGAGCTGGCCGCCGCGGCCGAGTTCGATCACACGATCATCAACGACGACGTACGCCGCGCCACCGATGAGCTGGTGGCGCTGATGGGCTGCACACCCAGCTGA
- the pyrF gene encoding orotidine-5'-phosphate decarboxylase, whose protein sequence is MTAAGPEPFGRRLTAAMDRYGPLCVGIDPHTSLLARWGLPEDASGVREFSLRTVEALTGVVGVVKPQAAFFEQFGSAGVAALEETVAACRAAGLVCVVDAKRGDIGSTMAGYAQAFVGKDSALAGDAVTVTPYLGFGSLDPLIADARSTGRGVFVLALTSNPEGAQVQHARDRDGMSVAAQIAASAAAANADELAAGEPLGSVGLVVGATVGSAPRDLGMDLAAVGGPMLAPGLGAQGAGITEIRSVFAGAERAVLPSSSREILSAGPDRENLADAARRVQAGLQDLRGGRCDQQL, encoded by the coding sequence GTGACGGCCGCTGGTCCGGAACCCTTCGGGCGGCGGCTCACCGCGGCCATGGACCGCTACGGCCCGTTGTGCGTGGGGATCGACCCGCACACCAGCCTGCTCGCGCGGTGGGGTCTACCCGAGGACGCCTCCGGGGTGCGCGAGTTCTCCCTGCGCACCGTGGAGGCACTCACCGGTGTGGTGGGTGTGGTCAAGCCCCAGGCCGCCTTCTTCGAGCAGTTCGGCAGCGCCGGGGTCGCAGCCCTGGAGGAGACGGTGGCCGCGTGCCGGGCTGCCGGCCTGGTGTGCGTGGTGGACGCCAAGCGTGGCGATATCGGCAGCACCATGGCGGGCTATGCCCAGGCCTTCGTGGGCAAGGACTCCGCGCTCGCCGGTGACGCGGTGACCGTGACGCCCTACCTGGGATTCGGCTCGCTGGACCCGTTGATCGCGGACGCTCGCAGTACCGGGCGAGGTGTCTTCGTGCTGGCGCTGACGTCCAACCCGGAGGGCGCGCAGGTACAGCACGCTCGCGACCGGGACGGGATGAGCGTGGCCGCTCAGATCGCTGCATCGGCTGCCGCGGCCAATGCCGACGAGCTCGCGGCGGGGGAGCCACTGGGGAGTGTGGGGCTGGTCGTGGGTGCCACGGTCGGGTCAGCGCCCCGGGATCTGGGGATGGATCTCGCCGCAGTGGGAGGTCCGATGCTGGCTCCCGGGCTCGGGGCTCAGGGGGCGGGAATCACCGAGATCCGGTCCGTGTTCGCGGGTGCCGAACGTGCCGTCCTGCCGTCCAGCTCCCGCGAGATTCTGTCGGCCGGCCCCGATCGTGAGAACCTTGCTGATGCGGCACGTCGTGTGCAAGCCGGGCTGCAGGACCTTCGTGGCGGAAGGTGCGACCAGCAGCTGTGA
- the rpoZ gene encoding DNA-directed RNA polymerase subunit omega has product MSGIVAAPEGITDPPIDDLLEAVDSKYSLVIYSAKRARQINAYYAQLNEGLLEYVGPLVETKPQEKPLSIAMREINDGLLTAEKTED; this is encoded by the coding sequence ATGTCAGGAATCGTTGCCGCGCCCGAGGGCATCACCGACCCGCCCATCGACGACCTCCTCGAGGCGGTCGACTCGAAGTACTCGCTGGTGATCTACTCGGCCAAGCGCGCCCGTCAGATCAACGCCTACTACGCCCAGCTCAACGAAGGCCTGCTGGAGTACGTGGGTCCGCTGGTGGAGACGAAGCCGCAGGAGAAGCCGCTCTCGATCGCCATGCGGGAGATCAATGACGGCCTGCTCACGGCCGAGAAGACCGAGGACTGA
- the metK gene encoding methionine adenosyltransferase yields MTIRLFTSESVTEGHPDKVADRISDSILDAMLAADPQSRVAVETLVTTGLVHVAGEVTTDSYVEIPRLVRHVVGAIGYTSSEIGFDGHSCGISLSIGQQSPDIAQGVDKSWELRHDDGASGADASGYDDQGAGDQGLMFGYATDETPQLMPLPILLAHRLSARLTQVRKENIVPGLRPDGKTQVTIAYDGDRPVAVDTVVLSTQHEADVRLADDLEPAIREHVIEHELARVAAELNIDVSSYTLLVNPTGTFVIGGPMGDAGLTGRKIIVDTYGGMSRHGGGAFSGKDPSKVDRSASYAMRWVAKNVVASGLARRCEVQVSYAIGRARPIAVYVETFGTETVPTDQISRAITEVFDLRPAAIVADLDLLRPIYALTSTYGHFGRELPEFTWERTDRVEALRAAVAGSS; encoded by the coding sequence GTGACTATCCGCCTCTTCACTTCCGAGTCCGTCACCGAGGGACACCCTGACAAGGTGGCCGACCGGATTTCCGACTCCATCCTGGACGCGATGCTCGCCGCGGACCCGCAGTCCCGGGTGGCGGTGGAGACACTCGTGACCACCGGCCTGGTGCACGTGGCCGGCGAGGTGACCACGGACAGCTATGTGGAGATTCCGCGATTGGTGCGCCACGTCGTCGGCGCGATCGGGTACACCTCCTCGGAGATCGGCTTCGACGGACACTCCTGCGGGATCTCCCTGTCCATCGGGCAGCAGTCCCCGGACATCGCCCAGGGTGTGGACAAGTCATGGGAGCTGCGCCACGATGATGGCGCTTCCGGCGCGGACGCGTCCGGATACGACGACCAGGGCGCCGGCGACCAAGGCCTGATGTTCGGTTACGCCACCGACGAGACGCCCCAGCTGATGCCGCTGCCGATCCTGCTCGCGCACCGGCTCAGTGCACGCCTGACCCAGGTGCGCAAGGAGAACATCGTGCCGGGACTGCGCCCGGACGGGAAGACACAGGTGACGATCGCCTACGACGGCGACCGGCCGGTGGCCGTGGACACGGTGGTGCTGTCCACCCAGCACGAGGCGGATGTGCGGCTCGCGGACGACCTCGAGCCGGCGATCCGGGAGCACGTGATCGAGCACGAGCTGGCCCGGGTGGCAGCCGAGCTGAACATCGACGTCTCCAGTTACACGCTTCTGGTGAACCCGACCGGCACCTTCGTGATCGGGGGCCCGATGGGCGACGCCGGGCTCACCGGCCGCAAGATCATCGTCGACACCTACGGTGGGATGTCCCGTCACGGCGGTGGCGCGTTCAGCGGGAAGGACCCCTCGAAGGTGGACCGCTCGGCGAGCTACGCGATGCGCTGGGTGGCGAAGAACGTGGTGGCGTCCGGACTCGCACGCCGATGCGAGGTGCAGGTCTCCTACGCGATCGGCCGGGCGCGCCCGATCGCGGTGTACGTGGAGACCTTCGGGACCGAGACGGTGCCGACCGATCAGATCTCGCGCGCAATCACCGAGGTCTTCGACCTGCGCCCCGCGGCGATCGTGGCCGATCTGGACCTGCTGCGCCCGATCTACGCGCTCACCTCCACCTACGGTCACTTCGGCCGAGAGCTGCCGGAGTTCACCTGGGAGCGCACCGATCGCGTCGAGGCGCTACGAGCCGCCGTCGCCGGGTCCTCCTGA
- the carA gene encoding glutamine-hydrolyzing carbamoyl-phosphate synthase small subunit, translating to MTTPPLTKDHTVPVTHSPSGSTSPTQGGDDRAWLVLEDGTVLRGRAYGARGATFGEIVFSTGMTGYQETLTDPSYHQQIVVMTAPHIGNTGVNDEDAESDRIWVSGYVLRDPARRASNWRSERSLEAELEAQGIVSIAEVDTRALTRHLREGGVLRAGIFSGDSLPETSGPRAEQDLLDQVLASPPMEGADLSAAVTTAEPYVVEPTGEFAGREPVGVVAAVDLGIKAMTPQRMAERGLRVHVLPASATLADIRATGADGVFFSNGPGDPKTAEHAIEVLRGVLDAKIPFFGICFGNQLLGRALGFGTYKLGYGHRGINQPVQDVTTGKVEVTAHNHGFAVDAPIGAETTAPHDERYGRVIVSHVGLNDNVVEGLQCLDIPAFSVQYHPEAAAGPHDAAYLFDRFVDLLTTVKDNA from the coding sequence ATGACGACCCCGCCGCTGACGAAGGATCACACCGTGCCCGTGACGCACTCACCCTCTGGATCGACATCTCCTACCCAGGGCGGCGACGACCGCGCGTGGTTGGTGCTCGAGGACGGCACCGTGCTGCGCGGCCGAGCATACGGGGCGCGTGGCGCCACGTTCGGCGAGATCGTCTTCTCCACCGGGATGACCGGCTACCAGGAGACGCTCACCGATCCGTCCTACCACCAGCAGATCGTGGTGATGACCGCCCCGCACATCGGCAACACCGGCGTCAACGACGAGGATGCCGAGTCCGATCGGATCTGGGTCTCCGGGTATGTGCTGCGTGACCCTGCCCGCCGTGCCTCGAACTGGCGCTCCGAGCGGAGCCTGGAGGCCGAGTTGGAGGCGCAGGGCATCGTCTCGATCGCCGAGGTGGACACGCGTGCCCTCACGCGTCATCTGCGCGAAGGCGGGGTGCTGCGGGCCGGCATCTTCTCCGGCGACTCCCTGCCGGAGACCTCCGGCCCTCGCGCCGAACAGGACCTGCTCGACCAGGTACTCGCCTCACCGCCGATGGAGGGGGCGGACCTCTCCGCTGCCGTCACCACGGCGGAGCCGTACGTGGTCGAGCCGACCGGAGAATTCGCCGGGCGGGAGCCGGTGGGCGTGGTCGCCGCCGTTGACCTGGGGATCAAGGCGATGACACCGCAGCGCATGGCCGAGCGCGGCCTGCGCGTGCACGTGCTGCCGGCCTCGGCCACGCTCGCCGACATCCGCGCCACGGGAGCGGACGGCGTGTTCTTTTCCAACGGCCCCGGGGACCCGAAGACCGCCGAGCACGCCATCGAGGTGCTCCGCGGTGTGCTGGACGCGAAGATCCCGTTCTTCGGGATCTGCTTCGGCAACCAGCTCCTCGGCCGGGCGCTCGGGTTCGGCACCTACAAGCTCGGCTACGGCCACCGCGGGATCAACCAGCCGGTGCAGGACGTGACCACCGGAAAGGTCGAGGTCACCGCGCACAACCACGGGTTCGCCGTCGACGCCCCGATCGGCGCCGAGACCACCGCCCCGCACGACGAGCGCTACGGCCGCGTGATCGTCTCCCACGTGGGCCTGAACGACAACGTCGTGGAAGGCCTGCAGTGCCTGGACATCCCGGCGTTCTCGGTGCAGTACCACCCCGAGGCGGCCGCCGGGCCGCACGACGCCGCCTACCTGTTCGACCGGTTCGTCGACCTGCTCACCACTGTGAAGGACAACGCCTGA